From Aestuariirhabdus haliotis:
AGAAACGAACGGCCTGGGGGGCGTGCACGTTGCCGACCGCAAACGCCTCCGCAGCCTTTAACATCACGCCATTGTGTTGCGCCTGTTCGACAAAGGCCTGCGCGCGCCATTGGGTCGGCAAGGTCAGCCAGGCGTTGTAACCGTAGCGGGGGTGCGCTATCTGGTAGTCGGGCAACAGTTCGTCAATCAGGCGATGGCGATCGGTCAGTTCCTGTCGCTGCCATTGTCTCAGTTCTCGATGGTGGCCCTGGGTGATCCAGCGGTACACCAGCTCGCTCATCAAGGGAGGTGCCATCCAGCAATTGGCGCGTAACGAATGAGCGCAGGCGCTTAGCCAGTGTTGCGGTGTCTGCAGGACACCGACGCGCAACCCTCCGGCCATCACCTTGGATACGCTGCCAATGTAGAACACCCTTTCCGGGGCCAGGTTGACCAGGGCCTGCGGCCGATTGGCGTTATCGTTGAATTGAATATCGTCTTCCAGCAGCAACAGGTCGTAGCGCCTGGCGATATCGATGATCTGTTCGCGGCGAGCGGCCGAGGTTTCAACGGTGGTCGGGTTGTGCAGGGCTGGCATGCAATACAGGGCGCGGGGCTTTTGCTGGCGGCAGATATTTTCCAGCGCCTGGGGATCGATCCCCTGATCGTCCATCGGCAATCCGATATGGCGCAGCTGGGCCTGGCGCGCGGCGGCAATAAAACCGGGGTAGGTCAGGTCCTCGGACAGGACCAGATCGCCGGCTCGGCAGATGGTTTGCAAGGCGATGCTGATGGCGTGCTGGCCACCGCAGCAAATCAGCAAACGTTCGGCGTCGCCGTCGATGCCGGATTCTGTCAGCCACTGGGCAAAGCCTTCGCGCTGGTGCGCCATGCCCTGTTCGTTCTGG
This genomic window contains:
- a CDS encoding aminotransferase-like domain-containing protein, with the translated sequence MTIRIEEIAERTGPRYIALADSIAQAIERGDLKPGDKLPTHRALADAMGVTIGTITRGYQEAERRQLVSARVGSGTFVREAHPKLAMQGFGLPEHESDTDIDLGLSLSLSGPQSQLMAESLQQLSQEPATLQALMSYQNEQGMAHQREGFAQWLTESGIDGDAERLLICCGGQHAISIALQTICRAGDLVLSEDLTYPGFIAAARQAQLRHIGLPMDDQGIDPQALENICRQQKPRALYCMPALHNPTTVETSAARREQIIDIARRYDLLLLEDDIQFNDNANRPQALVNLAPERVFYIGSVSKVMAGGLRVGVLQTPQHWLSACAHSLRANCWMAPPLMSELVYRWITQGHHRELRQWQRQELTDRHRLIDELLPDYQIAHPRYGYNAWLTLPTQWRAQAFVEQAQHNGVMLKAAEAFAVGNVHAPQAVRFCISPVQDRQRLRKGLEAIRQTLEAIPPLDHAVM